The Flavobacterium sp. 140616W15 sequence CAAACCAACTCCTATTCCTTGATTTTCACTAAATCTTCCTGAATAACTAAATAAATAAGTTTGCGGAGCATTATCAAATTGTACCCATTGACGCTTGTTATAAAAACTCGCATAAGTGTTTTGTTCTCTAACAAAACTGAAAGCAGGGTTAATTATATATCTATTAAATTTTAATGAATTTCTGATAGGTATAGAAAATGGAACAACTCCATCCCCTTTGACATTGTCTTGAGAATAGAGTACTTGTGTTGAGCCGTAAAGAAAAGTAATGAATAGTAAAATTTTCTTCATATTATTTAATTACAGTTATAGATCCCTTTTTTTCATCACTACCTTTTTTAATAATGTAATAATAAACTGGATTTATATTTTTAAAATCTTTTATTTCCCATTTAGAAGGATCATAATCCACTCCATTAAACATCACCTCTCCTTGTGAACTAACAATCATAACATTTGTTTCTGCATTTTTATAATCTCCTGGTAAGTCCCAAGTATTAAACCCACTGCTTAGACTCACTATGTTAGGAATATTTTTAAGATTTGAATCGGATACTTGAAAATTAAATTCTTTGGTTGCAGTACAACCTGTAGTTTGTGTAACTTCAATTTTATAATTACCTACAGCTGTAACGAAATAACTATCTGTAATTGCATCAGTAATAAGAGTACTATTGATATACCACTTGTAAGAAGGGTCAACAGCATCGCTAGTTACAGTTACATTTAATGTTTCTCCTGTCTCTACATTAATCGTATTACTATTTGGGATATTAAGATTCCCCGTGAAAGATCCTTCGCTTTGTAAATTAATAGAACCATTGCCTGTACAACCACCAAATTCAATTTTAACAGTATATAATCCTGCTGTTGTGGCGCTATAGGTTTGACTAATTGCTCCTGTAATAGCAACCCCATCTTTAGACCATTGGTAACTAGCTCCAGTTCCAACACTTAAAATTGTCGCTCCTGTTGCTGGGCAAAATGGATTTCCAAGGCTAGATACTATTTCTGTGGTGGTATTACTTGAGGCCAAAGTAACACTGACCTGATTAGATTCAGAATCAGAAGTACAAGTTCCGTAATTGGTTCTTACATAATATATACCTGGCTCTGTAACAGTATAAGTTCCTCCTGTATTTCCTGCCACTAAAGTTTCTGGTAAAATTAATCCATTAGATTTATACCAATTATATTTAAGTGACGGATATTTTAACGGGGAGTCATTACCACCTATTCCTGGATTATCAATTGATAAGACATAACTTCCTCCTGAACAATAAGTCGCTGTTGGATTGAAATTATTTATAGTAAATTTAGAATCCTGAACTTTATAATATATAGGAAAAGTCTTAGGCCCTGAGTAAGTCGAAAAATCGCCTGTAGTTATACCTGTTGTAGTTTCTTTGACTCTTAAACGATATGTTTCAGAACCAATTAAATTAGATGGTAAAATAAACTTAATTCTTTTTTGAGTCGCAGTTATATCCATTATAGAAACAAAAATTGTAGATACAGGATTATCAAAATTTCCTGAATCGTCAGATAATATAACTACATAATTAGCAGAATCTAAAAAACCCTGATGATTAAATGTAACCGAGAAATCATTGAAAGTTGCATCCGCGCAAATTTTATCAAATGGTAATGCAACAGGTCCAATTACTTGTCCGAATGTATTCGTATTTGCACAAAAAAACACACATAAAAAAAGAAAGCTTATGCGAAGATTAGTAGGTAAATCTTTAATCATATTATACGCTCTTTAATTACATCGAGGTCAAAAAATAATAAACTATCTATAAAGGTTTCTGAGAAATCATACTTACAGTTTACGTCTAATGTATTTACAGAATTATTCCATGAAGTAAATAACGATTTGGGGTCGGCATTTATATCATTAGAACTATTTCCTACCGCTGAATTTATAGCAAAGCAATCTATGGGGACAGACAACTCTACTATAAACTCATTTGTAGTACTTAATTCTAAAATTGATGAAGAGCAAAGATTCTCTACAACAGTTTCGCAAATAGAAGAAGGAACAATAGGTTTATCTGTTGTTGCCTCTTGAGCGAATGTATAATTTGTTGTTATAAGTAATCCAAATAACAACATGCATGGTATTTTTTTACAAAGTGGGGCAGTCATTTTTTTATATCTTATATGTTTCCAATTAAAAACTGTAACTCTTTTACGACTAAATCATTTAAAAAGATTAAGAATCAAACTATAGGTAGGTATTCTATTTGTTTGAAGCTGTAATCTTACCGATATTAAGTCTGAAGTCAGGTCTTTTTGGATTCGATATATCTATAAAAGTTTCATTGTTATTACTTTGAGAATGAACGTTAAAGAAGATAGTATTACCATACCAATTCTCTAAGTCTTCATTGTTAGAATTAAACTCTGTGAAAATATTTCCTTTACACATATTGAAATACATTTCTTCAAATTTAAGTTTCTTCAAATTAGCATCATTTATCTCTATTTTACTATCTAATATAACTGCTGGATTAAATCCTGAGATTACACTTCTCTTAAGTTCTATGGCAGCATTGCTACCAACGTAAATAGCTTCTTTTACCAATCCAGATTGAATATCTGCACTAATATTATCACTATCATTTAACATTGTGATATTAGCCGCTGTAACCAAAGTTTGCTTTTTAGTAAAATCCGTTTCTTCTTTCTTATCATAAGATAAAACTTCCATACAACGAGAACCTTCTTTGTTACTAGTTAAGTAAGAAGATCTAACAGCCAATGAATTATATATTTTACATTGTGTTCCTTGAGTAAATTTGAAATCGTTATTGATTGATTTATAAGAAACAAATTTCGTAAGGTTTAAATCTCCACCGATCATATCAAATGAATCACCTCCTGAGAAGCTAGCCATTACGTTATCTAAAATAGTTTTATTTCCAACACCTGCTAATGTTAAAGCATTAAAATTACCATTACCTCTTACTTTTTTTCCTGCAAATTCAATTCTAACATATCTTAAAATACCTGAATTTGATGTAACGTTATCTCCTCCGTATGTAGTTAACGATGGATCAAGATCGTAATTAATAGATGACATGTTTCCAAACTTGTTTATTGGAGCATCTCCTAAAATTATAATTCCTCCCCAGTCTCCAGCTTTTTTAACACCTTTGTTTGAAGTAAAAACAATAGGATCTGTTTCTAAACCGTCAGCTATAATCGAAGCTCCTTTCGTAATAACAAGAGTTCCTTTTGATTCAAAGTCACCAATTATTAATGTACCAGGTTCTATAGTAAGAACAGCATTGTTAGTAACGTAAACATTACCTTGAAGAACATATATATTCCTCTTTAATAATTTTGTGTTTACAGATATTTTTCCCGCTAAAATTTGGTTAGCTTCACCATAATCAACTTTATTTGGTTTAAATTCTGTCCAATTGTTTAACCAGTTGCTATAACCCATTATTCCTTTTTCTTGTTGTGCATTTACACTGCACACCGCAAAAAGAGCGATCCAAATAATTTGTAATGATTTTTTCATGGTAGTAGGTTTTAATATTAACACTAATAATATTTGAGTTAATGAAAATTAAAAAAACTCATTTCGTTATTTTCCTGATAAATCAAAGAAAACACCGAAAACGAGTTGCATATATCCTATATCTCGTTCAACAATATATTGTTGATGAAGAGAATTAAATAGGCAAAATAATTATTCTATATTCTCGTTAAATAAATGCAATGATTTTATCGTGTTTTCATAGAATAAAATAGCAGCTATTAAATTATTTCTATCAGAATATGGCATCATTTTTTTCTCAAATTCTACAGTTATATCTAGGAAAGAATTTGTTGCTGCTAGTTGAGCGTCTTGCATTTTTTTATTCTCATTATCCGTAGGGATACCAAGATCAGCCATCGTTACTCCAGGTTTAGTAGCCAAAGCAATAAATGGTAATGTTTTCACCAAAACTTTGATACGTTCAATGTATAGTTCTAAAAGCTCTCCCTTTTGCATTGTTTTCAATTCTTTTTGATCATGGTATTTTTTGATCAATGCCGATGTACTAATAATACTTTGAGGAGCATTCTTAGCTTGAGATGATACCATCTGTGTTGACAACGTTAAAAAGATACTTAAAAAAATAATTTTCCCTTTCATAAATTCTATTTTAAAAATTCAATTATAAAAACAAAAATATGTAAATAAACTTAACTCACAATCTTTATTACCCTTTTTTTAAATAAATAGAGCCAAAATAAGACGAAAAAATACCGCATAACGACTAAATCTATTCTTTTAACGGTTTTTTTTGACTATCTAATAAAAACCATTTTATAAGAGTATTATTGTTTTTATCAAACTATATGTCAATACATTAACACATTTATATCTAAAATATCAGACTCTTTTTTAATCCTAAAACAAACGATATTAACAAGAAATGTTAATAATTATTTCATAAAACTAATTGTTATATTTTTCACAAAAAAATTTTTTATGAAATAAATAAAAACCGTTAAAATTGATTAAAAACAAGTTCTTATGTCTAATTGTTTTTTTACAAACGAATTTAATCTTCATTTTTAAGAAGGCATTAAACTTTGTAGATGAAAATTTTCGGCTAAATCATTTTCTACTATCTTTGCTTCATGCAATTTTCTGAAATTTTAGGCCAAGACCATATCAAAAATCACTTAATAAAAACTGCTTCTTCGGGGAGAATTCCTCATGCACAATTATTTATAGGTCAAGAAGGATCTGGAACTTTACCCACTGCCATAGCATACGCACAATATATATTGTGCGGAAATTCTGGTCCTGATAATGAAAACGGAAATACGTCCTGTAATTTAAAATTTCAGTCCATATCACATCCCGACTTACATTTTATATATCCAACAGTAACTACCGAAGATGTAAAAACCAAACCCAAAAGTCTCGATTTTATACAAAATTGGCGCAATTTTATTCAAGAAATGCCTTATGGTGGTTTATTCGATTGGTACAAAACCCTTGGCGTTCAAAATAAACAAGGTGAAATTCGAGTAGAAGATGCTCAAGAGGTGTTAAAATCACTTGCGTTAAAATCGTATGAAGGTGGTTATAAAATTATGATCATCTGGATGGCAGATAAAATGAATATCGCAGCTTCTAATAAACTTTTAAAACTATTAGAAGAACCATCTGATAAAACTATTTTTATTTTAATATCCGAAAACGAAGAATCAATCATTCAGACCATTCGTTCACGTTGTCAAGTATTGCATTTCAACGGATTAAGTGAGAGGATAATAGCCGATGCATTAGTTTCTAAAGAAAATTTAGAGCCCAATATGGCATTAAAAATAGCTCATCAGGCACAAGGTAATTACAACAAAGCCTTACACTTAATAAAAAATGACGAAGATGAATATCCTTTTGAACAATGGTTTGTTACATGGGTTCGTGCCGCTTTTAAAGCAAAAGGAAACGCTGCAGCAATACAAGATTTAATTACCTGGAGTGAGCAAATTGCTGCTTTAGGTCGAGAAAGTCAGAAAAAATTCTTAGAATTCTGCATCGAAATGTTTCGTCAAGCCCTTTTACTTAATTATCAAGCTCCAAGCTTAGTTTATATGGAGCCTAAAGTTGAAAAATTTAAACTAGAAAATTTTGCTCCATTTGTAAATGGAAATAACATTAACGATATATTCAAAGAGCTATCTGATGCGATGTATCATATTGAGCGCAACGGAAATGCAAAAATTATTTTAACCGATTTATCCATAAAACTAACCCGTTTAATTCATAAAAAATAAAAAGATGAACAATATTGCCTCAATTTTAATTTTAGTGTTCTTAGCTGTAACATTTCTTCAATCTGGTTACGACAAAATTTTTTATTGGAAAGATAATGTAAGCTGGCTAAAAGAACATTTTGCAAAAACACAGCTTAAAAACCAAGTACCACTTGCCTTATTTAATGTCCTTGTTTTAGAATTGATATCTGGTATACTTTGTATTGTAGGATCAATTCAGTTATTTTTAAATAGTGGCAGAGAATATGGTTTATATGGAGCAATTTTCTCTTGTATTACCCTGATAATGTTACTTTTTGGACAAAGATTAGCCAAAGATTACGATGGAGCAAGAACAATTGCTATTTATTTTATCCCGGCAGTTGTAGCAGTTTATTGGTTGAATTAAATCTCAATTCATAAGATTTCTCAAAACAAACTAATCGTACATTCAATTTACTTCAGTCCAAATATTATTTAATTAATATCTGGCAAAACACCTGTGTAACATATAGAAATAATCAAAATTGATAAACAATTACGTAAACAAAACTAATTATTTAAAAATAAATAAAAACATTATCTTGCCTTTATTAGTATTCCTATATCAAGGAAAAGTAATTGGACAAGAAGACTTTATGGATCCTATTTCGTATAAATGGGGATTAATTGATGACAATAAAAATATTATCATAACTCCAAAATATGACATTATATACCTTTTTGATGAAGGATTTGCTCCAATATCCCTAAATGGGAAATGGGGATTCATCGATAAAAAAGGTCAAGAAATTACTCCCATAAAATATGACAGTGTCCTCTTTTTTAAAGAAGGTTTTGCATCTGTTCAACTTAATAATAAATGGGGATTCATAGATAGCTTTGGAAAAGAAATTACACCAATAAAATATGATGACACAGGTTTTTTCAACAAAGGTCAGGCACATATAATTATTAACAACAAACAAGGGCTGATTAACAAAACTGGTCAAGAAATTACTCCTATAAAATATGACAATGTCGGTTGGCTAACAGAAGGACTTACTTTGGTGACTCTCGATAGCAAATGGGGGTTTGTAGATAGTAATGGTGAAGAAATAATCCCATTAAAATATGATAGTGTAACACTTTTCTATAATGGCATCTCGGAAGTAGAACTTAACGGAAAGAAATTTTATATTAATACAAAAGGAGAACAAACACCCTACAATTAAAACCAAATTTTATGAATCATTTAAAATTAAACAAGCACCTACTTTTGGTTGTATTAGCATTTGTAATTCAATCAAAAACAATCGCACAAGAAGCATATTTAGATCCCGAAACTGAAAAATGGGGGTTAATCGATGGAGAAGATAACTATATCCTTGAACCAAAATATGACAAAATGTTTGCACCCGAAGAAGGGTTCTTTATTGTAGTTAAAAACAATAAATATGGATTTATAGATTTAACTGGAAAAGAAATTGTATCCCCTAAATATGATGAAATATTTTCACCTAAAGACGGTTTTTTTGTTGTCAGAAATGGGGAAAAACATGGTGTTGCAGATCATAATGGAAAAGAAATAGTTTTACCCAAATATGATGAAGTTTATGTTTTTCAAGATGGCTTAGCAATTGTAATTTTAAACGGAAAATGGGGTTTAATTAACACGAGCGGAAAAGAAATTACTCCATTAAAATACGATAAAATATATGGCGTTAAAGAAAATTTTTCAATGGTTGTACTTAACAACAAAACAGGATTTGTAGATAGAAGCGGAAAAGAGATTATTGAACCAAAATATGATGATGCGTTCGGTTTTGACAAGGGAGTGGCAATAGTCGGAAATAAAGATAAATGGGGCCTAATAAATGCGAAGGGAAAAGAAATTACCTCATTAAAATACGACAAAATATTTGGCCTGGAAGATAACATTTCACAAGTAACTCTAAACGGAAAATCAGGATATCTAGATACAACAGGAAAGGAAGTTATTCCATTAAAATATGATACTATTTATGCCTTCGAAGGGGATTATGCACCCGCAAGCATCCAAGGTAAATGGGGATTAATTAACCGAAAAGGAGATACAATCATACCGTTTAAATATGATTCTATGACTTGCTTTTGTGGAGAGCGAGTAGAAGTTGAACTTAACGGAGAAACATTTTCTTTGAACATCAGAGGAGAACGTATTTAGTCTTTAAAAGATCCGTTTAACTTGTGCGAATTAATTTCATATGCTTTTACATTTTCAAGCTTGATATAAACATCTAAATTGCAATAAAATCAATATAAGTGTAGCGTTCTAAATCTTTATAGTTGTACTTTATCGCAATTTGTACAAAATTATTAAAGCTTATTAATGAGTCTCATATTACAATTATGAAAAAAATAATTTTATTATTGTCACTGTTTTGTCTGTTAGTTGGTTGCAAAACTAAAAAAATCACAAAACTTACCAGATTAGAAGCAAAAAGTTCAAATTTAGATTTTAATCGTTCAGTTAAAAAAGTGATATTAACTCATTACAGCATAAATGATTCTACTGAAATCATTAGCGATAAAAAACCACTTTTTGTTCAAATTCAGACATTTGATGTATTGGGAAATTTAACCGGAAATAAAGTTACACATCAGGACAAATCGAATAATATTGATGCCGAATATATTTTTGATGCGAGTAATAAAGTTACATCTTCAAAATTTTCATATAATACTTTACAAATTAATTCTATATATAAACACCAATATAAAGGAAAAAAACTACTAAATTCTGAAGAATATAATCAGGATACAAATAGCTTAGAGGCGGTTACTAAATATAAATATAATGCTAAAAAGTTAAAATCAATAGAGCACTTAATCAAAAAGGACAGCTCATTACAAATTATAGAAACCACATTATTAAGTAGTTCAGGGATAATAAAAGAAGTGATAAAGTATGATAATTCAAAAATTTCTAAACGGGATCTATACGATTCTATTGGTAGAATAATGATTTCCTATTCAGGTCCGACAAATAAAGTGTTATACACTTATGATAAACATGGAAATATTGCTACTGAAAAAGATAATGCTTATTCATTCAAATATGAATATGATTCCTATGGAAATGAAACCGTACGCTATCTTTTTGATAGTGACTTAGTTTTCTGTCCAACTGGAGATTTTATAATCGGAATCAGATATCACGTTTATGAATATGATAAAAAAAAGAATTGGATAAAGAAAATAGAATTCGATAGGCAATGTATTCCAAAAACAATAGAAATTCGCACTTTAGAATATTATTAAAAATACAATATCTAAACAAAATAATGCATTCATTGTTTATACAATTGTAACCTAAAGTGTTAAAACAGTAAACACAACCTAGTCTTTGATCAATGCAAGAGAAAAAGTTCCTTTATAATTTTAAATTTTAATTACATTTGAGGCAAATAATAAATTTCAATATTCAATAACTAAAACATTGAAATACAACAATATAAAATTTACATGAAACCTAAACATCCTTCAGAATCTTTAACTATATTAACCGATTTAGTTTTACCAAGCGAAACTAATCCTTTAAACAATCTATTTGGTGGCGAATTATTAGCCAGAATGGATCGTGCCGCAAGTATTGCTGCCAGAAGACATTCACGCCGAATTGTAGTTACTGCATCTGTAAATCACGTTGCTTTTAATAGAGCAATATCTTTAGGAAGCGTAGTAACTGTTGAGGCAAAAGTATCAAGATCATTCAAAAGCTCAATGGAAGTTTTTATAGATGTATGGGTAGAAGATCGCGAATCAGGAAATAGAACAAAAGCCAACGAAGCAATTTATACTTTTGTTGCAGTTGATGATACTGGAAGACCGGTAGAAGTACCGCCAATTGATCCAGAAACAGAGCTTGAAAAACAACGTTTTGAAGCTGCATTGCGTCGTAAACAATTAAGTTTATTATTGGCTGGAAAAATAAAACCTGAAGAAGCAACAGAACTTAGAGCGTTATTTTTATAAAAAAACAATCTGAAAAAGAGAAAATAAATCGAGTTGCAACTTCAAAAAAAAGAAGTATTTTTACGTCGATTACACGCCAATACAAATTAAATCAAGAAGTTAATACTTGATTGATTTAATATAAAAGAGTTATAAAAATTTAGATGAAAGAAAAAGACAAAAAAGAGATGAGTTCAGAGAAAGAAGCCAAATTAAAAGCGCTACAACTTACGCTTGATAAACTTGATAAGACTTACGGAAAAGGAACCGTAATGAAAATGGGCGATAAAGCCATTGTAGAAGTAGAAACAATTTCATCAGGTTCATTAGGAGTAGATTTAGCCCTAGGAGTAAACGGTTACCCAAAAGGAAGAATTATCGAAATATACGGGCCAGAATCTTCTGGAAAAACAACCCTAACATTACATGCTATTGCTGAAGCTCAAAAAGCGGGTGGAATTGCTGCATTTATAGATGCTGAGCATGCATTTGATAGAAATTATGCTGAGAAATTAGGAATCGATATCGAGAATTTAATTATTTCTCAACCAGATAACGGGGAACAAGCACTAGAAATTGCTGAAAACTTAATTCGTTCAGGAGCAATTGATATTGTTGTAATTGACTCTGTTGCCGCATTAACTCCAAAAAGTGAAATCGAAGGAGAAATGGGAGATTCAAAAATGGGACTTCATGCTCGTTTAATGTCACAAGCACTTCGTAAACTTACTGGAACAATTAGTAAAACAAACTGTACGGTATTCTTCATTAACCAATTAAGAGAAAAAATTGGGGTAATGTTCGGAAATCCAGAAACAACAACAGGTGGTAACGCCTTAAAATTTTACGCTTCGGTACGTTTAGATATTCGTCGTTCTTCTCAAATCAAAGATGGTGACAATGTAATTGGTAACAGAACAAAAGTAAAAATCGTTAAAAATAAAGTTGC is a genomic window containing:
- a CDS encoding WG repeat-containing protein gives rise to the protein MINNYVNKTNYLKINKNIILPLLVFLYQGKVIGQEDFMDPISYKWGLIDDNKNIIITPKYDIIYLFDEGFAPISLNGKWGFIDKKGQEITPIKYDSVLFFKEGFASVQLNNKWGFIDSFGKEITPIKYDDTGFFNKGQAHIIINNKQGLINKTGQEITPIKYDNVGWLTEGLTLVTLDSKWGFVDSNGEEIIPLKYDSVTLFYNGISEVELNGKKFYINTKGEQTPYN
- a CDS encoding WG repeat-containing protein produces the protein MNHLKLNKHLLLVVLAFVIQSKTIAQEAYLDPETEKWGLIDGEDNYILEPKYDKMFAPEEGFFIVVKNNKYGFIDLTGKEIVSPKYDEIFSPKDGFFVVRNGEKHGVADHNGKEIVLPKYDEVYVFQDGLAIVILNGKWGLINTSGKEITPLKYDKIYGVKENFSMVVLNNKTGFVDRSGKEIIEPKYDDAFGFDKGVAIVGNKDKWGLINAKGKEITSLKYDKIFGLEDNISQVTLNGKSGYLDTTGKEVIPLKYDTIYAFEGDYAPASIQGKWGLINRKGDTIIPFKYDSMTCFCGERVEVELNGETFSLNIRGERI
- a CDS encoding acyl-CoA thioesterase; the protein is MKPKHPSESLTILTDLVLPSETNPLNNLFGGELLARMDRAASIAARRHSRRIVVTASVNHVAFNRAISLGSVVTVEAKVSRSFKSSMEVFIDVWVEDRESGNRTKANEAIYTFVAVDDTGRPVEVPPIDPETELEKQRFEAALRRKQLSLLLAGKIKPEEATELRALFL
- a CDS encoding DNA polymerase III subunit delta'; its protein translation is MQFSEILGQDHIKNHLIKTASSGRIPHAQLFIGQEGSGTLPTAIAYAQYILCGNSGPDNENGNTSCNLKFQSISHPDLHFIYPTVTTEDVKTKPKSLDFIQNWRNFIQEMPYGGLFDWYKTLGVQNKQGEIRVEDAQEVLKSLALKSYEGGYKIMIIWMADKMNIAASNKLLKLLEEPSDKTIFILISENEESIIQTIRSRCQVLHFNGLSERIIADALVSKENLEPNMALKIAHQAQGNYNKALHLIKNDEDEYPFEQWFVTWVRAAFKAKGNAAAIQDLITWSEQIAALGRESQKKFLEFCIEMFRQALLLNYQAPSLVYMEPKVEKFKLENFAPFVNGNNINDIFKELSDAMYHIERNGNAKIILTDLSIKLTRLIHKK
- the recA gene encoding recombinase RecA, producing the protein MSSEKEAKLKALQLTLDKLDKTYGKGTVMKMGDKAIVEVETISSGSLGVDLALGVNGYPKGRIIEIYGPESSGKTTLTLHAIAEAQKAGGIAAFIDAEHAFDRNYAEKLGIDIENLIISQPDNGEQALEIAENLIRSGAIDIVVIDSVAALTPKSEIEGEMGDSKMGLHARLMSQALRKLTGTISKTNCTVFFINQLREKIGVMFGNPETTTGGNALKFYASVRLDIRRSSQIKDGDNVIGNRTKVKIVKNKVAPPFKTAEFDIMYGEGVSKTGEILDLAVEFEIVKKAGSWFSYGDTKLGQGRDAVKSLIKDNPELADELEVKIKAHIKELASA
- a CDS encoding DoxX family membrane protein, with product MNNIASILILVFLAVTFLQSGYDKIFYWKDNVSWLKEHFAKTQLKNQVPLALFNVLVLELISGILCIVGSIQLFLNSGREYGLYGAIFSCITLIMLLFGQRLAKDYDGARTIAIYFIPAVVAVYWLN